In Microbulbifer sp. GL-2, the following are encoded in one genomic region:
- the queG gene encoding tRNA epoxyqueuosine(34) reductase QueG, whose amino-acid sequence MTESLLAELADLIKIWGRELGFQQVGITDCQLEEDGERLRAWIDAGYNADMEWMGAHGEKRWRPELLEEGTIRAISVRLDYLPPDTQPIKVLKDSSKAYVSRYANGRDYHKLIRKRLASLAKKIDAFCAEHGIESKGRAFTDSAPVMERALARKAGLGWVGKNCLLINSKAGSFFFLGEIYTNLPLPIDKGDFADECGDCVACLRVCPTDAFIGPRTLDAGRCISYLTIENKGSIPEEFREPIGNRVFGCDDCQTICPWNKFAKPTAEQDFHPRHGLDNGELLALFNWSEEEFLRKTEGSPIRRIGYERWQRNLAVALGNGEASDAVFDTLEHARKIATPLVLEHIDWALARLRSGRKRKRKIKRAPR is encoded by the coding sequence ATGACCGAATCACTGCTCGCCGAATTAGCCGACCTGATTAAAATCTGGGGGCGTGAGCTGGGCTTTCAGCAAGTAGGCATTACTGATTGCCAGCTGGAAGAGGATGGCGAGCGCCTGCGTGCCTGGATTGATGCGGGCTACAACGCAGATATGGAGTGGATGGGCGCTCACGGAGAAAAGCGCTGGCGCCCAGAACTACTGGAGGAAGGTACCATCCGAGCTATCAGTGTGCGCCTCGACTACCTGCCTCCAGATACCCAACCAATCAAGGTGCTGAAAGACTCCAGCAAGGCCTATGTCTCCCGCTATGCCAATGGGCGCGATTACCACAAGTTGATTCGCAAACGCCTGGCCAGCCTGGCCAAGAAAATTGATGCTTTCTGTGCCGAACACGGTATCGAATCAAAGGGACGCGCCTTTACTGACAGCGCCCCGGTAATGGAGCGGGCACTGGCCCGCAAGGCCGGTCTCGGCTGGGTGGGCAAGAACTGTTTACTGATCAATTCAAAGGCCGGCTCGTTCTTTTTCCTCGGCGAGATCTATACCAACCTCCCCCTGCCTATTGACAAGGGTGACTTTGCCGACGAGTGTGGCGACTGTGTGGCTTGTCTCCGGGTATGCCCAACTGATGCATTTATCGGCCCCCGCACCCTGGATGCGGGCCGCTGTATCTCCTATCTAACCATCGAAAATAAAGGGTCAATCCCCGAAGAGTTTCGCGAGCCCATCGGCAACCGTGTTTTTGGCTGCGACGACTGCCAGACAATCTGCCCCTGGAACAAATTCGCCAAGCCCACCGCCGAGCAGGATTTCCACCCGCGCCACGGACTGGATAACGGCGAGCTATTGGCGCTGTTCAACTGGAGCGAGGAAGAGTTTCTGCGCAAGACCGAAGGCTCGCCAATTCGCCGTATTGGTTACGAGCGCTGGCAGCGCAACCTGGCGGTTGCTCTCGGCAATGGCGAAGCCAGCGATGCGGTTTTTGATACCCTGGAACACGCGCGAAAAATTGCCACACCGCTGGTGCTTGAGCATATCGACTGGGCCCTGGCACGTTTGCGCAGTGGCCGAAAGCGCAAGCGCAAGATCAAGCGCGCCCCCAGATAA
- the orn gene encoding oligoribonuclease yields MDQNNLIWIDLEMTGLDPEKERIIEIATIVTDSRLNILAEGPALVVHQSSALLDAMDDWNTEQHGGSGLVARVKESNISEREAERETLEFLRHWVPEGASPMCGNSIGQDRRFLVKYMPQLESYFHYRNLDVSSVKELARRWRPEVLDGVKKHSNHLALDDIRDSIEELRHYRETFFRL; encoded by the coding sequence GTGGACCAGAACAACCTGATCTGGATTGACCTGGAAATGACTGGCCTCGATCCGGAAAAAGAGCGCATTATCGAGATCGCTACCATAGTGACCGATTCGCGCCTCAATATCCTCGCCGAGGGCCCAGCTCTGGTGGTTCACCAGAGTAGTGCGCTGTTGGATGCCATGGATGATTGGAACACTGAGCAACATGGTGGCTCCGGTTTGGTGGCGCGGGTAAAAGAGTCAAATATTTCCGAGCGGGAAGCGGAGCGGGAAACCCTGGAGTTCTTGCGGCACTGGGTGCCGGAGGGCGCTTCTCCTATGTGCGGTAACTCTATCGGCCAGGATCGCCGCTTTCTGGTCAAATATATGCCGCAGTTGGAATCCTATTTCCATTATCGCAACCTGGATGTGAGCTCGGTGAAGGAACTGGCCAGGCGCTGGCGCCCGGAAGTACTGGATGGTGTAAAAAAACATAGTAATCATCTGGCTCTGGATGATATCCGCGATTCGATCGAGGAGCTGCGCCATTACCGCGAGACATTTTTTCGTCTCTGA
- the rsgA gene encoding small ribosomal subunit biogenesis GTPase RsgA, whose protein sequence is MSKRKLNRRQQWRISKIQQEREARARKREQSAEQAMDEVQLAQEQTGLVIANYGTQILVESESDSSLRQRCHLRANIETLVTGDQVAWRPATSESDGGYGVVGARLPRTSELQRPDRYGDLKTVAANIDRIVIVIAPYPEPFANAIDRYLVAAETTGIAPILLLNKIDLIDDSNCKTLEELLAPYPDLGYPVLKLSTKTGEGLPQLLETLAQGSSVFVGQSGVGKSSLVNALLPSAGARTGALSEATLKGTHTTTAAELFHLPSGGDLIDSPGIREFGLWHMEEAALLEGFVEFRPFIGHCRFRDCRHQGEPGCAIHEALTNGEISQRRMNSFLHLRNSLESENKY, encoded by the coding sequence ATGAGTAAACGCAAATTGAACCGACGCCAACAATGGCGAATCAGCAAAATCCAGCAAGAGCGAGAGGCGCGCGCGCGCAAACGCGAACAGTCAGCAGAACAAGCGATGGATGAAGTCCAGCTGGCCCAGGAACAGACCGGCCTGGTGATCGCCAATTACGGCACCCAGATATTGGTGGAAAGTGAGAGTGATTCCTCCCTGCGTCAGCGCTGCCACCTACGCGCCAATATCGAGACACTGGTTACTGGCGACCAGGTAGCTTGGCGCCCGGCTACCAGTGAGAGCGACGGTGGCTATGGCGTTGTCGGCGCGCGCCTACCCCGTACATCGGAACTGCAGCGACCAGATCGCTACGGTGACTTGAAAACTGTGGCCGCCAATATCGATCGCATTGTTATTGTTATCGCCCCCTATCCTGAGCCCTTTGCAAACGCCATCGACCGCTACCTGGTGGCTGCGGAAACCACGGGTATTGCCCCTATTTTGTTGCTGAACAAAATAGACCTGATCGACGACAGCAACTGCAAGACCCTGGAAGAGCTGCTGGCTCCCTACCCCGATCTGGGCTATCCGGTACTCAAACTCTCCACCAAAACCGGGGAGGGCTTGCCCCAATTGCTGGAAACCCTGGCCCAGGGCAGCAGTGTTTTTGTAGGCCAGTCTGGCGTGGGTAAATCCTCTCTGGTAAACGCCCTGCTCCCCAGCGCCGGAGCGCGCACCGGCGCCTTATCGGAAGCCACTCTAAAGGGGACTCACACCACCACCGCGGCGGAACTGTTTCATCTGCCCAGTGGTGGCGATCTGATAGACTCCCCCGGCATCCGGGAGTTTGGCCTATGGCACATGGAGGAGGCCGCACTACTGGAGGGGTTCGTTGAGTTCCGCCCATTTATTGGCCATTGCCGCTTTCGCGACTGCCGCCACCAGGGGGAGCCCGGCTGCGCCATCCACGAGGCACTAACCAATGGCGAAATTAGCCAGCGCCGTATGAACAGTTTTCTGCACCTGCGTAACAGCCTGGAATCGGAGAATAAATATTGA
- a CDS encoding sulfurtransferase → MNLIIEAEDLVAELEHEELLIVDLSSSQNYLSGHIPGALHLPFHVLMAGTPPAPGKLPDLDQLTHIFRSIGLRPETHVVACDDEGGGWAGRFLWTLEVIGHRNYSYLNGGMRAWRGAGLPLTTEEPQITPSNIEVSIDTASTMDAEQIQAQLDNPNFTVWDARSPQEYSGERVLAMKGGHIPGAINCEWTQLMDPQRDLRIRTDAREFLAELGIDDKHRVVTHCQSHHRSGFTWLVGKSLGFDICAYPGSWSEWGNLPDTPVKQ, encoded by the coding sequence TTGAACCTGATTATTGAGGCGGAGGATCTCGTCGCCGAGCTGGAACACGAAGAGCTATTAATTGTCGATCTTAGCTCCAGCCAAAATTATCTGAGCGGCCATATTCCGGGTGCCTTACACCTGCCGTTCCATGTCTTGATGGCGGGTACACCTCCGGCACCGGGGAAACTGCCAGATCTGGATCAGCTGACTCATATATTCCGCTCTATTGGTCTGCGTCCGGAAACCCATGTAGTCGCCTGTGATGACGAGGGTGGCGGTTGGGCAGGACGTTTCCTGTGGACACTGGAGGTGATTGGCCACCGCAACTACAGCTACTTAAATGGTGGCATGCGCGCTTGGCGCGGTGCGGGGCTGCCTCTCACCACTGAGGAGCCGCAGATCACCCCCAGTAATATCGAGGTATCCATCGACACAGCCTCAACCATGGATGCCGAGCAAATCCAGGCGCAACTGGACAACCCGAATTTCACTGTCTGGGATGCACGATCACCGCAGGAATATTCGGGCGAACGGGTACTGGCCATGAAAGGTGGGCATATCCCTGGTGCCATCAACTGCGAGTGGACCCAACTTATGGACCCCCAGCGCGACTTGCGTATTCGCACTGATGCGAGAGAGTTTCTCGCCGAGTTGGGGATCGATGATAAGCACCGGGTCGTTACCCACTGCCAGAGTCACCACCGTTCCGGCTTTACCTGGCTCGTGGGTAAATCCTTGGGCTTCGATATTTGTGCCTATCCCGGTTCCTGGAGCGAGTGGGGCAACCTGCCCGATACGCCGGTAAAACAGTAA
- the asd gene encoding archaetidylserine decarboxylase (Phosphatidylserine decarboxylase is synthesized as a single chain precursor. Generation of the pyruvoyl active site from a Ser is coupled to cleavage of a Gly-Ser bond between the larger (beta) and smaller (alpha chains). It is an integral membrane protein.) has translation MNPKLFAALQYLTPQHVLSRAAGWLANTEIKSIKDPFTRWFVEKYGVNMLEAKETDYTAYRTFNDFFTRELKEDARPIVAGESSLACPADGAISQLGGIHNGRIFQAKGHDYSLLELVGGNPELAAEFDNGHFATVYLSPKDYHRVHMPIAGTLRSMTYVPGQLFSVNTVTAENVPRLFARNERLVCVFDTAAGPMAMILVGAMIVAGIETVWTGQVTPHRREVRSTNYLDNAPIHLEKGEEMGRFKLGSTVIMLFGADQVRWLDALEAESPVQMGEHFGNLVAEKD, from the coding sequence ATGAATCCAAAACTCTTTGCCGCACTGCAATACCTCACCCCGCAGCACGTCTTGTCCCGCGCTGCCGGCTGGCTGGCAAACACCGAAATCAAATCGATCAAAGACCCATTTACCCGCTGGTTTGTGGAGAAATATGGCGTCAATATGCTGGAGGCGAAGGAGACCGACTACACCGCCTATCGCACCTTTAACGATTTCTTCACCCGTGAACTAAAAGAGGATGCACGTCCAATTGTCGCTGGTGAATCCAGCCTTGCCTGCCCGGCAGATGGCGCCATCAGCCAACTTGGAGGCATCCACAATGGCCGTATATTCCAGGCCAAAGGGCATGATTACAGCCTGTTGGAACTGGTGGGCGGAAATCCTGAATTGGCAGCAGAGTTTGATAATGGCCACTTTGCCACGGTTTACCTGTCACCCAAGGATTACCATCGGGTACATATGCCCATCGCCGGCACCCTGCGCAGCATGACCTATGTGCCAGGCCAACTGTTCTCAGTCAACACAGTCACTGCGGAAAACGTGCCTCGCCTGTTCGCTCGCAATGAGCGTCTGGTTTGTGTATTCGATACCGCCGCCGGTCCGATGGCGATGATCTTGGTCGGCGCCATGATTGTTGCCGGAATTGAGACCGTTTGGACAGGCCAGGTAACCCCGCATAGACGCGAAGTACGCAGCACCAATTATCTCGATAATGCGCCGATTCACCTGGAAAAGGGCGAGGAGATGGGTCGCTTTAAACTGGGCTCGACAGTGATCATGCTATTTGGCGCGGATCAGGTGCGCTGGTTGGACGCTTTGGAGGCGGAATCTCCTGTGCAGATGGGTGAACACTTTGGCAACCTAGTCGCGGAGAAAGACTGA
- a CDS encoding HD-GYP domain-containing protein has protein sequence MAIEQAKISVGDLQRGMFVSRLDRPWTRTPFALQGFYIRDLEEVRQLQKYCRFVYVDVHKTVGSAGATLRRLVGRSNASATAQGRSASRVSIPCRPVAVSHKAYPPPQPARREAGNARKLHGQILHGMGQVVGLVASNRPLPLQQVNRVVEDLVESVLRSPDAFAWLARVRDRDEHTYSHSVRASIWAVLFGRHIGLARRELLLLGVATLLKDVGKLAISAEVLQMKQRNPRSELEYRKFVQHSTGMLAADAQIDPQVINIVRCHRERHDGSGYPDGLRGDKIPVLARMCGIVTYYDEATNPRGASEPVAPSSAVAGLYDLRGIAYQEQLVVEFIQAIGLYPTGTQVELSNGEVGVVVEQSYGRRLRPKVMIVLDEQKRQLSKPRLFDLAAAEDREKKLVERGKMSAHEGISIVRDIEPGAYPQVDTAAVRDNYLFKGSGQLSRFVSRLVK, from the coding sequence GTGGCAATAGAACAGGCAAAAATCTCTGTTGGTGACCTTCAACGCGGCATGTTTGTATCCAGGCTGGACAGGCCCTGGACCCGGACACCTTTTGCGTTACAGGGTTTTTATATCCGCGATCTGGAGGAGGTTCGTCAGCTGCAGAAATACTGCCGCTTTGTCTATGTAGATGTTCACAAAACCGTTGGCAGCGCAGGTGCAACCTTGCGTCGCTTGGTTGGCCGCAGTAATGCCAGTGCGACCGCACAGGGGCGCAGTGCCTCCCGCGTTTCCATTCCCTGTCGCCCAGTCGCAGTTTCCCACAAAGCCTATCCACCACCGCAACCCGCCCGGCGTGAGGCTGGCAACGCGCGCAAGCTGCATGGGCAGATTTTACATGGGATGGGGCAGGTAGTGGGCTTGGTGGCCAGTAACCGTCCACTGCCGTTACAACAGGTTAACCGGGTGGTGGAAGACCTGGTGGAGAGTGTATTGCGCAGCCCAGATGCATTCGCCTGGCTGGCGCGGGTACGCGATAGGGATGAGCACACTTATAGTCACTCGGTACGCGCCAGTATCTGGGCAGTACTGTTTGGCCGCCATATCGGTCTGGCCAGGCGTGAACTGTTACTGTTAGGTGTGGCTACCCTGCTCAAGGATGTGGGCAAATTGGCGATTTCCGCTGAAGTGTTGCAGATGAAGCAGCGCAATCCACGCAGCGAGCTGGAATATCGAAAGTTTGTGCAACACAGTACAGGTATGCTCGCCGCCGATGCACAGATTGACCCCCAGGTAATAAATATTGTGCGCTGTCACCGCGAACGCCATGATGGCAGCGGCTACCCGGACGGCCTGCGCGGCGACAAGATACCGGTGTTGGCCCGTATGTGTGGAATCGTGACATATTACGATGAGGCCACAAACCCTCGCGGGGCCAGCGAACCAGTGGCCCCATCTAGTGCAGTCGCGGGCCTGTATGACTTGCGTGGTATCGCTTACCAAGAGCAGTTGGTCGTTGAGTTTATCCAGGCGATAGGGTTATATCCCACAGGTACCCAGGTTGAGCTTTCTAACGGTGAAGTGGGTGTAGTGGTGGAGCAATCCTATGGTCGGCGCCTCAGGCCCAAGGTGATGATTGTGTTGGATGAGCAAAAACGCCAATTGAGCAAGCCCCGCCTGTTCGATTTGGCTGCCGCCGAGGACCGTGAGAAAAAGCTGGTTGAGCGAGGTAAGATGAGTGCCCATGAGGGAATCAGCATTGTGCGTGATATAGAGCCCGGCGCTTACCCGCAGGTGGATACTGCTGCAGTGCGGGATAATTATCTGTTTAAAGGCAGTGGACAGTTATCTCGCTTTGTTTCGCGCCTAGTGAAATAG
- the hemE gene encoding uroporphyrinogen decarboxylase, whose protein sequence is MSDTKPSELKNDRFLRALLRQPVDRTPVWMMRQAGRYLPEYRASRAEAGSFMDLCRNTELACEVTLQPLERYPLDAAILFSDILTIPDAMGLGLYFSEGEGPKFHKPLRTAADIEALEVVNSERDLDYVMNAVSTIRRELNGRVPLIGFSGSPWTLATYMIEGGSSKDFARCKEMLYNRPELMHQLLSVLADSVTDYLNAQIRAGAQAVQIFDTWGGALSHSAYREFSLHYMARILGGLIKEVDGRRVPAILFTKGGGQWLEAMAETGADALGLDWTTDIGIARARVGERVALQGNLDPSVLYASPERIRQEVASILEAFGHGCGHVFNLGHGITPKVDPAHAGAMIEAVVELSAKYHV, encoded by the coding sequence ATGTCTGATACCAAACCGTCCGAATTGAAAAACGACCGCTTCCTTCGCGCTCTACTGCGCCAGCCCGTGGATCGAACGCCAGTGTGGATGATGCGCCAGGCGGGCCGCTATCTGCCAGAGTACCGTGCCAGCCGAGCCGAGGCCGGTAGTTTTATGGACCTGTGTCGCAACACCGAGCTGGCATGTGAGGTGACCCTGCAGCCCCTGGAGCGCTATCCCCTGGATGCGGCGATCCTGTTCTCTGATATTCTCACCATCCCCGATGCCATGGGATTGGGTCTTTATTTTTCCGAGGGCGAGGGGCCGAAATTCCACAAGCCCCTGCGTACTGCTGCGGACATTGAAGCCCTGGAAGTGGTCAACAGTGAACGCGATCTGGATTATGTAATGAATGCGGTGTCCACCATTCGCCGCGAATTGAATGGGCGCGTACCGTTGATTGGTTTTTCCGGCAGCCCCTGGACACTGGCTACTTATATGATCGAGGGTGGCTCCAGTAAGGATTTCGCCCGCTGTAAGGAAATGCTTTATAACCGTCCCGAGCTGATGCACCAGTTGCTGTCAGTACTGGCCGACTCTGTCACTGATTACCTGAATGCACAGATTCGTGCTGGCGCCCAGGCAGTACAGATTTTTGATACCTGGGGTGGAGCACTTAGTCACAGTGCCTATCGCGAGTTCTCCCTGCATTATATGGCGCGCATCCTGGGTGGCTTGATCAAAGAAGTGGACGGTCGCCGGGTGCCGGCGATCCTGTTCACCAAAGGCGGTGGCCAGTGGTTGGAGGCGATGGCGGAAACTGGCGCAGACGCCCTGGGACTGGACTGGACTACAGATATCGGCATTGCCCGCGCCCGAGTCGGTGAGCGGGTGGCCTTACAGGGCAACCTCGATCCTTCAGTGCTCTATGCCAGCCCCGAGAGAATACGCCAGGAAGTGGCATCGATACTGGAGGCATTTGGTCACGGTTGCGGCCATGTATTCAACCTTGGCCATGGAATTACGCCAAAGGTCGACCCCGCTCATGCCGGCGCCATGATTGAGGCTGTAGTGGAGCTTTCTGCGAAGTATCACGTTTAA
- a CDS encoding FAD-dependent oxidoreductase codes for MKDRLNNDFQFIDVSRIDPPKKDIITRTNEFVEIYQPFSENQVASQAHRCLDCGNPYCEWKCPVHNYIPNWLQLISEGNVIEAAELCHETNTLPEVCGRVCPQDRLCEGACTLNDGFGAVTIGNAEKYITDTAFALGWRPDLSNVEKTGKKVAIVGAGPAGLGCADILVRNGVQPVVFDKHPEIGGLITFGIPEFKLEKSVMQKRREVFVEMGVEFCLNTEVGKDISFEQLLSDYDAVFLGMGTYNYMRGGFPGEELPGVHDALPFLVANVNRNMGWEKDPSEFVSVEGKRVVVLGGGDTAMDCNRSSIRLGAKSVTCAYRRDEENMPGSRREVANAKEEGVQFLFNRQPVEIVGDGKVSGVKVVTTELGEPDENGRCRPRVVPESEEVIPADIVLVAFGFRPSPAEWFSEHNIKVADWGGVVAPEKQKYKFQTSNQKIFAGGDMVRGSDLVVTAIWEGRQAGEGILDYLDI; via the coding sequence ATGAAAGACAGACTGAATAATGATTTCCAGTTTATCGACGTGTCCCGCATAGATCCGCCGAAGAAGGATATTATTACCCGCACCAATGAATTTGTGGAGATATACCAACCCTTCAGCGAGAACCAAGTAGCCAGTCAGGCGCACCGTTGCCTGGACTGTGGTAATCCCTACTGCGAGTGGAAGTGCCCGGTACACAATTATATTCCCAACTGGCTGCAATTGATTAGTGAGGGGAATGTGATTGAGGCGGCGGAACTCTGTCACGAGACCAATACTTTGCCGGAGGTCTGTGGCCGCGTATGCCCACAGGATCGTCTGTGTGAGGGAGCTTGTACCCTTAACGATGGTTTTGGTGCTGTGACCATTGGCAATGCGGAAAAGTATATTACCGATACTGCCTTTGCCCTGGGCTGGCGCCCGGACTTGAGCAATGTGGAAAAGACCGGCAAAAAGGTTGCGATTGTGGGCGCCGGCCCCGCCGGTCTGGGTTGTGCCGATATCCTGGTGCGCAATGGTGTGCAGCCGGTGGTATTCGACAAACACCCGGAGATCGGCGGTTTGATTACTTTTGGTATCCCGGAGTTCAAACTGGAAAAGTCAGTGATGCAAAAGCGTCGCGAAGTGTTTGTCGAGATGGGGGTGGAGTTTTGCCTCAATACCGAAGTGGGCAAGGACATAAGCTTCGAGCAGTTGCTCAGCGATTACGATGCGGTTTTCTTGGGCATGGGTACCTACAACTATATGCGCGGAGGCTTCCCTGGTGAGGAACTGCCGGGAGTTCATGATGCCCTGCCGTTCCTGGTGGCCAATGTGAACCGCAATATGGGCTGGGAGAAAGATCCTTCCGAATTTGTATCGGTGGAAGGCAAGCGTGTGGTGGTACTTGGCGGTGGTGATACTGCCATGGACTGTAACCGCAGCTCGATTCGCCTCGGTGCTAAGAGCGTGACCTGTGCCTATCGCCGCGATGAGGAAAATATGCCCGGTTCTCGTCGTGAAGTGGCTAATGCCAAGGAAGAAGGGGTTCAATTCCTGTTCAACCGTCAACCGGTGGAGATTGTCGGTGATGGCAAGGTCTCTGGGGTTAAGGTGGTGACCACAGAACTGGGCGAACCAGATGAAAATGGCCGTTGCCGTCCACGGGTGGTGCCCGAATCAGAAGAGGTGATACCCGCGGATATTGTATTGGTGGCTTTCGGCTTTCGCCCGAGCCCAGCTGAGTGGTTTTCCGAGCACAATATTAAGGTTGCCGATTGGGGTGGCGTTGTCGCCCCAGAGAAACAGAAGTACAAATTCCAGACATCGAATCAGAAAATCTTCGCTGGTGGCGATATGGTGCGCGGTTCGGATTTGGTGGTAACCGCTATCTGGGAAGGGCGTCAGGCCGGTGAGGGTATCCTCGACTACCTGGATATCTGA